In Botrytis cinerea B05.10 chromosome 6, complete sequence, the following proteins share a genomic window:
- the Bcgpi2 gene encoding Bcgpi2: MVPPLAPQSAPPLNRSSTAPNITSARTVPYERSHLAPEDAISQASPPRRSSAAVNQLRMTNGDAGRLRSRGRHADRTKSSTRRRKTTWKKLLWVKQSYPDNYTDQDTFLEHLQRNPRLQPYDFWPLVADSTVIVQHVCSVIIFIVSFVGIYDKHVSPVSVVGWGSIATFLGWVLWDLWVGQEESTRPAFPPPQPFSHSVSATSSTPNLLATAASGPRQSYSMSTTSLQSTASNLTQPPPIRPVYTPHNSHLSHRTSLRLSTAKSALLIYFTLLGLSPILKSLTRSTSSDSIWAMSFFLFTINIFFFDYATPSPSSSSGYPPSNTKNKNIPASLSTNAALMASTVLASRLPSTGQVFSLTLFSIEVFGLFPVFRRYTRLHSLRGHLILTLLLVFGAGGGVGLVLPQSGRSAWDWKSGLIGVVLGTLITGLAMGGCSWWLIGLQKYKNEIHGPWDPARPVIRRAWDDY, translated from the exons ATGGTGCCTCCACTGGCACCTCAATCTGCTCCCCCCTTGAATCGAAGTTCGACAGCACCCAACATCACGTCTGCTCGAACTGTACCTTATGAAAGGTCGCATCTAGCACCAGAAGACGCTATATCCCAAGCCTCACCACCTCGGAGATCGTCTGCCGCTGTCAACCAATTGCGCATGACAAATGGAGATGCTGGACGATTAAGAAGTAGAGGAAGACATGCTGATAGAACGAAGAGTAGCACCAGAAGACGGAAAACTACTTGGAAAAAGCTGCTATGGGTGAAGCAATCAT ATCCAGACAATTACACGGATCAAGATACATTTCTCGAACATCTGCAGCGAAATCCACGTCTTCAGCCTTACGACTTTTGGCCATTGGTAGCAGATTCCACGGTTATAGTACAACACGTTTGTTCGGTCATTATATTCATTGTTTCTTTCGTTGGGATATATGATAAACATGTCTCGCCAGTTTCTGTGGTTGGCTGGGGCTCTATTGCTACCTTTTTGGGGTGGGTGTTATGGGATTTATGGGTGGGACAGGAAGAAAGTACTCGTCCAGCATTTCCACCACCGCAGCCTTTCTCTCACAGTGTATCTGCAACAAGTTCAACACCAAACCTATTGGCAACAGCTGCAAGTGGGCCAAGGCAATCCTACTCGATGTCAACAACATCTCTTCAATCTACAGCCTCGAATCTAACCCAACCACCTCCAATACGACCGGTTTATACACCACATAATTCGCACCTTTCTCATCGCACATCGCTCCGTCTTTCAACTGCTAAATCAGCCCTTCTGATATATTTTACCCTCCTCGGCCTTTCTCccattctcaaatctctcacCAGGTCCACTTCTTCAGACTCGATCTGGGCGATGTCATTCTTCCTTTTTACAATCAacatattcttcttcgactATGCTACCCCGtccccttcatcctcatctggCTATCCACCATCAAACacgaagaacaagaacattCCCGCAAGTTTGAGTACGAATGCTGCTCTGATGGCTTCCACAGTGCTAGCGTCACGTCTTCCTAGTACCGGACAAGTCTTTAGTCTTACTCTCTTCTCTATCGAAGTTTTTGGTCTTTTTCCCGTATTTCGTCGTTATACTCGCTTGCATTCTTTGCGTGGTCATCTAATACTGACTCTATTACTCGTCTTTGGTGCCGGAGGGGGCGTAGGATTGGTATTGCCACAGTCGGGAAGATCAGCTTGGGATTGGAAAAGTGGATTAATTGGCGTGGTGTTGGGAACGCTAATAACGGGATTAGCTATGGGTGGATGCAGTTGGTGGTTAATAGGGTTGcagaaatataaaaatgaaatccACGGACCCTGGGACCCAGCGAGACCTGTTATTAGAAGGGCTTGGGATGATTATTAG